The Astyanax mexicanus isolate ESR-SI-001 chromosome 24, AstMex3_surface, whole genome shotgun sequence genome has a segment encoding these proteins:
- the odad1 gene encoding coiled-coil domain-containing protein 114 — translation MPRGRSASAHSDSSDIDIDGAAETEMGKLQRQFRTMEGDRQAYSFQSQERIRKQRLEMEKLREEQEELQRSLRVSQSQTRKQSDSRDVQQLRTLLSQRDQLDEQLERERTEQAELEQEIQALERKHKELIKEEVSTNNSKKSLPRQIQKTSRTLEYKLDRALVRFNEQLTRNRQLREELETLHVERVRFQQLHGRLEKELQEIRQEIGDVISRSTAAYDARVEAQAKMTMIKDKAVKDLAQYNAEVKELERVIAHERCLKEFMNTKSNERSSLEDTQDLSRRQEMKEQPRTDSQQETLETLEEVFQKIQKVTNEEDLESLVTRFIQVEDKNFALFNYVNEQNTQVEALRDQINQTKEEMERFHMEGLQQELEHQAALKEIEEQRREAEAHAVDNETQANEISEILDQIKTGVSTVLKTINFDQSMVEYLPGSSSGIRNNNIMTYLSLVEQKTNEMLTIQAFVNSKDLDKDYDPKEVAQLLLGQSQTLHKEADGIQPSFDGEEYNTDESLITEQDDQPLTVEELRRRIMNGVSLKEAGLPAGRTREGKFSKLSTYSDRQDSPDL, via the exons ATGCCTCGTGGAAGATCAGCAAGTGCTCATTCTGACAGCAGCGACATCGACATTGATGGAGCCG CGGAGACAGAGATGGGTAAACTGCAGAGGCAGTTCCGCACTATGGAAGGAGATCGGCAGGCGTACAGCTTCCAGTCGCAGGAGCGCATCCGCAAACAGCG TTTGGAGATGGAGAAGCTtcgggaggagcaggaggagctgcagaggagTCTGCGAGTGTCTCAGAGCCAAACGCGCAAACAGAGCGACAGCCGAGATGTCCAGCAGCTGCGCACTCTCCTGTCCCAGCGAGACCAGCTGGACGagcagctggagagagagagaactgaacAGGCTGAGCTGGAGCAAGAG ATCCAAGCTCTTGAGAGAAAACATAAAGAACTAATAAAAGAAGAGGTCAGCACAAACAACAGCAAGAAGTCTCTGCCCCGACAAATCCAGAAGACCTCTCGCACCCTGGAATATAAGCTGGACCGG GCTCTCGTTCGCTTCAACGAGCAGCTGACCAGGAATCGTCAGCTGAGAGAGGAGCTGGAGACGCTGCATGTGGAGAGGGTCCGCTTTCAGCAGCTGCATGGCAGGCTGGAAAAG GAGCTTCAGGAAATCCGGCAGGAGATCGGGGATGTCATTAGCAGGTCTACAGCAGCTTATGATGCGAG AGTGGAAGCCCAGGCAAAGATGACAATGATTAAGGACAAGGCAGTAAAGGACCTGGCTCAGTATAACGCTGAGGTGAAGGAGTTGGAGAGGGTCATCGCCCACGAGCGCTGTCTCAAAGAGTTCATGAACACCAAGAGCAACGAGAGGAGCAGCCTGGAGGACACACAGGACCTCAGCCGCAGACAAG AAATGAAGGAACAGCCGAGGACAGACTCTCAGCAGGAGACTCTGGAGACGCTTGAGGAAGTTTTCCAGAAGATCCAGAAGGTGACAAACGAGGAAGATTTGGAATCATTGGTCACCAGATTTATCCAGG TTGAGGACAAGAACTTCGCTCTCTTTAATTATGTGAATGAGCAGAACACCCAAGTGGAAGCTTTAAGAGATCAGATCAATCAG ACCAAAGAGGAGATGGAGAGGTTTCATATGGAGGGTCTGCAGCAGGAACTGGAGCATCAAGCAGCTCTAAAAGAAATAGAGGAGCAGCGGAGAGAAGCTGAGGCACACGCCGTTGACAATGAAACCCAAGCCAATGAGATCAGCGAGATCCTGGACCAGATAAAGACAG GAGTGAGTACTGTACTAAAGACGATTAATTTCGACCAATCAATGGTGGAGTACTTGCCGGGCTCCTCCTCTGGGATCAGAAACAACAACATCATGACCTACCTCAGCCTGGTGGAGCAGAAGACTAACGAGATGCTCACCATTCAGGCCTTCGTCAACTCCAAA GACTTGGACAAGGACTATGACCCTAAGGAGGTGGCTCAGTTACTGCTTGGGCAAAGTCAAACCCTACATAAAGAAGCTGATGGAATCCAGCCTTCTTTTGACGG AGAGGAGTACAACACAGATGAATCACTAATAACAGAACAGGATGACCAGCCTTTGACTGTTGAAGAACTGCGTCGGCGCATCATGAACGGG GTAAGCCTTAAAGAAGCAGGGCTGCCTGCTGGAAGGACCAGAGAGGGCAAGTTTTCTAAGCTTAGCACATATTCCGACAGGCAAGACTCTCCAGATCTCTGA